In Notamacropus eugenii isolate mMacEug1 chromosome 1, mMacEug1.pri_v2, whole genome shotgun sequence, one genomic interval encodes:
- the PLAC8L1 gene encoding PLAC8-like protein 1 isoform X1 translates to MLSLMRPEYESLCISDPRQGVGSHISTQPVMTQPGWGVFDRTTITTIAQIPGDWSTSLFNVCSDKKICFCGLFCTMCLECNIARQYGECLCWPLLPNSTLALRVGTRERHKIQGTLCEDWLVVHCCWPFSVCQMAREFKMKTAQMDEVYATPSTQVFWAPGTKELIV, encoded by the exons ATGCTTTCACTCATGAGACCAGAATATGAGAGTCTTTGTATTTCTGACCCAAGGCAAGGAGTAGG GAGCCATATATCAACACAACCTGTGATGACTCAGCCTGGTTGGGGAGTCTTTGACAGGACCACCATCACAACTATTGCACAGATTCCAGGGGATTGGAGCACTAGCCTCTTCAATGTTTGCAGTGACAAAAAAATTT GTTTCTGTGGTCTCTTTTGTACCATGTGTCTTGAGTGTAACATTGCAAGGCAATATGGGGAGTGTTTATGTTGGCCATTATTACCCAACTCAACCCTTGCATTAAGAGTAGGCACCAGAGAGAGACATAAAATACAG GGCACTCTCTGTGAAGACTGGTTGGTTGTGCACTGCTGCTGGCCCTTTTCTGTCTGCCAGATGGCTCGGGAATTTAAGATGAAGACAGCTCAAATGGATGAAGTCTATGCAACTCCTTCAACTCAAGTTTTTTGGGCCCCTGGAACTAAAGAGTTAATTGTTTGA
- the PLAC8L1 gene encoding PLAC8-like protein 1 isoform X2, giving the protein MTQPGWGVFDRTTITTIAQIPGDWSTSLFNVCSDKKICFCGLFCTMCLECNIARQYGECLCWPLLPNSTLALRVGTRERHKIQGTLCEDWLVVHCCWPFSVCQMAREFKMKTAQMDEVYATPSTQVFWAPGTKELIV; this is encoded by the exons ATGACTCAGCCTGGTTGGGGAGTCTTTGACAGGACCACCATCACAACTATTGCACAGATTCCAGGGGATTGGAGCACTAGCCTCTTCAATGTTTGCAGTGACAAAAAAATTT GTTTCTGTGGTCTCTTTTGTACCATGTGTCTTGAGTGTAACATTGCAAGGCAATATGGGGAGTGTTTATGTTGGCCATTATTACCCAACTCAACCCTTGCATTAAGAGTAGGCACCAGAGAGAGACATAAAATACAG GGCACTCTCTGTGAAGACTGGTTGGTTGTGCACTGCTGCTGGCCCTTTTCTGTCTGCCAGATGGCTCGGGAATTTAAGATGAAGACAGCTCAAATGGATGAAGTCTATGCAACTCCTTCAACTCAAGTTTTTTGGGCCCCTGGAACTAAAGAGTTAATTGTTTGA